A genomic stretch from Sulfurimonas sediminis includes:
- a CDS encoding D-2-hydroxyacid dehydrogenase, translating into MQSRTIVLLDTLTFGDTDLSCFDKLGSVTAYKTTSPQETLERITDAEVIVTNKVVITKEHMQHAKNLKLICVAATGMNNVDLEAAKEFGIAVKNVAGYSTDSVIQHTFSMLFYLIGHSRYYDEVVKSGAYSKSALFTDVSHPFFEIKGKKWGIIGLGEIGRGVADIAKCFGADVCYYSTSGVNRSEDFQRTNLDELLKTCDIITVHAPLNDKTKNLLDYEKLLTCKEGAVVLNLGRGGIINESAVARLVDEKNIFFGLDVFEKEPLSQENPLLHVKNKERLYMTPHIAWTSVEAREKLIQSVCENIQ; encoded by the coding sequence ATGCAAAGCCGTACAATAGTTTTACTTGACACATTAACCTTTGGCGATACAGATCTGTCCTGTTTTGACAAGTTGGGAAGCGTAACAGCATACAAAACAACATCACCGCAGGAGACACTTGAACGTATTACGGATGCAGAAGTTATAGTAACAAACAAAGTTGTGATAACAAAAGAGCATATGCAGCATGCAAAAAACCTCAAACTGATTTGTGTTGCGGCAACAGGGATGAACAATGTTGACCTTGAGGCTGCAAAAGAGTTTGGCATTGCAGTAAAAAATGTGGCCGGATACTCTACCGACTCTGTTATCCAGCACACATTTTCCATGCTTTTTTATCTCATAGGCCATTCACGCTACTATGATGAAGTTGTCAAAAGCGGTGCCTACTCCAAGAGTGCTCTGTTTACCGATGTAAGCCATCCGTTTTTTGAGATAAAAGGAAAAAAATGGGGCATCATCGGTCTGGGTGAAATAGGCAGAGGTGTTGCTGATATTGCCAAATGTTTCGGTGCGGATGTCTGTTACTACTCGACAAGCGGGGTAAACCGCAGTGAAGATTTTCAAAGAACAAATCTTGACGAGCTTTTAAAAACCTGCGATATTATCACTGTGCACGCACCACTTAATGATAAAACAAAAAACCTTTTAGACTATGAAAAACTCCTTACATGTAAAGAGGGCGCAGTGGTACTGAACCTCGGACGTGGCGGAATCATTAACGAGTCCGCAGTTGCCAGACTTGTGGATGAAAAAAACATTTTCTTCGGACTCGATGTCTTTGAAAAAGAACCCCTGTCACAGGAAAATCCGCTTTTACATGTAAAGAACAAAGAGAGGCTCTATATGACACCACACATTGCCTGGACATCGGTTGAAGCCAGAGAAAAGCTCATACAGAGTGTATGTGAGAATATACAATGA
- a CDS encoding succinate dehydrogenase/fumarate reductase iron-sulfur subunit: protein MKISIKRDFDFIEYNVDMQDATLLEVIETIKTEQDSSLAYSSGCRSSVCGSCSMRVNEKEVLACAYKVQDGDVVEPLKNVEVIRDLVVNMDKALATKKRAKTWLQTYNKEAKLTHEDEKTNALQSDCILCGSCYSACPVYAVNEAFLGPFALTGVWKYVSDKREAAPEEKIETIQKNGVWDCTLCNECTLVCPQNISSKADIEKLRMRSSMAGYSDPNFAQNFGGGLSF, encoded by the coding sequence ATGAAAATAAGTATAAAAAGAGATTTTGATTTTATAGAATATAATGTAGATATGCAAGATGCAACGCTCCTTGAAGTAATAGAGACCATTAAAACCGAACAAGACAGCTCTTTAGCCTACAGCAGCGGATGCAGAAGCAGTGTCTGCGGCAGCTGTTCGATGCGTGTGAATGAAAAAGAGGTGCTTGCCTGTGCCTATAAAGTGCAAGACGGGGATGTTGTTGAACCGCTCAAAAATGTAGAAGTCATACGGGATCTGGTTGTCAATATGGACAAAGCGCTTGCAACGAAAAAACGTGCAAAAACATGGCTGCAAACATATAACAAAGAGGCAAAACTCACGCATGAAGATGAAAAAACAAATGCTTTGCAGAGTGACTGTATTTTATGCGGTTCCTGTTATTCTGCCTGTCCGGTTTACGCTGTCAACGAAGCATTTTTAGGCCCTTTTGCACTCACGGGTGTTTGGAAATATGTGAGTGACAAACGCGAAGCTGCACCGGAAGAAAAAATCGAGACAATTCAGAAAAACGGTGTCTGGGACTGTACTCTGTGCAATGAGTGTACTTTGGTTTGTCCGCAAAATATCTCTTCAAAAGCAGATATAGAAAAACTCCGCATGCGTTCGAGTATGGCAGGATACAGTGACCCGAATTTTGCGCAAAACTTCGGTGGAGGCCTCTCATTTTAA
- the purT gene encoding formate-dependent phosphoribosylglycinamide formyltransferase encodes MQFSAPLKSNSKKIMLLGSGELGKEVIIEAQRLGLETIAVDRYENAPAHQVAHRSHVVNMLDKDALLEIIYREKPDYILPEIEAINIDALFAAEDRGYNVIPNANAVSKTMNRKNIRTFAAEVLGLKTGPYKFVTTQEGMLEAARELGFPCVIKPVMSSSGHGQSIAKSEADIPASWEEAKEARGDASELIVEAFVDFDYEITMLTARNGKETVFCEPIGHEQRDGDYVFSWQPMQMSETAKEKAQKMAKEITDGLGGQGLFGVELFIKGDEVYFSEVSPRPHDTGMVTLITQSQSEFALHLRAVLGLPLGFTFYGEGASAAFKSEKESFAPVVDVDESLFSDNSYVRVFGKPEAHKGRRLAVALVFDKVDAALEKARELITKIRDI; translated from the coding sequence ATGCAATTCTCAGCCCCACTCAAATCAAACTCAAAAAAAATCATGTTACTCGGTTCCGGTGAACTTGGCAAAGAAGTCATCATAGAAGCACAGCGTCTGGGACTTGAAACCATAGCCGTTGACAGATATGAAAATGCGCCTGCCCATCAGGTGGCACACCGTTCTCATGTTGTCAATATGCTTGATAAAGATGCCCTTTTGGAAATTATTTATCGTGAAAAACCCGATTATATTTTGCCGGAAATTGAAGCTATCAATATTGATGCGCTTTTTGCAGCAGAAGACAGAGGCTATAACGTCATTCCAAATGCCAATGCCGTCAGTAAAACGATGAACAGAAAAAATATTCGTACTTTTGCGGCAGAGGTTTTAGGGCTTAAAACCGGACCGTATAAGTTCGTAACTACACAGGAAGGTATGCTTGAAGCGGCACGTGAACTTGGATTTCCCTGTGTGATAAAACCGGTGATGAGCTCAAGCGGACATGGACAGAGTATAGCAAAAAGTGAAGCAGATATTCCTGCCTCATGGGAAGAAGCAAAAGAAGCGCGAGGTGACGCGAGTGAATTAATCGTTGAAGCTTTTGTTGATTTTGATTATGAGATTACAATGCTGACGGCTCGTAACGGCAAAGAGACTGTTTTTTGTGAGCCTATCGGGCATGAGCAGCGCGATGGAGATTATGTTTTTTCCTGGCAGCCGATGCAGATGAGCGAGACTGCCAAAGAGAAAGCGCAAAAAATGGCAAAAGAGATTACAGATGGTCTTGGCGGGCAGGGGCTTTTTGGTGTTGAACTTTTCATCAAAGGCGATGAGGTTTATTTCTCCGAAGTTTCTCCGCGTCCGCATGATACAGGGATGGTAACACTTATAACACAAAGCCAGAGTGAATTTGCCCTGCATCTGCGTGCTGTGTTGGGACTGCCGCTCGGATTTACTTTTTACGGTGAAGGCGCATCTGCGGCATTCAAAAGTGAAAAAGAGAGCTTTGCACCTGTTGTTGATGTGGATGAGAGCCTTTTTAGTGACAACTCTTATGTCAGAGTGTTTGGAAAGCCAGAAGCCCATAAAGGGCGCCGCTTGGCTGTAGCGCTTGTTTTTGACAAAGTAGACGCGGCACTTGAAAAAGCGCGTGAACTTATTACAAAAATAAGAGACATCTAA
- a CDS encoding HD domain-containing phosphohydrolase yields the protein MQNKLNILIVDDEIVNLMLLENILQNEGYKNVSSFSNSTQALEYLQNHPVDALITDFNMPGINGITLLEEAKKEHPDLVSIMITANNDNEMMHKALQIGVTDFLVKPISPVVFKLRLHNILAIKTSLNLTKDFNEKLSIKVKEATAALQQSEYEALEVLSKAAEYKDPETASHISRVAHYSKLLAEAYGLSEKEQNIIYYAAPLHDIGKIGIDDAILLKAGKLTPDEFQKMQAHSLIGANILHGKKNEFLQAGEVIAASHHEKYNGKGYPKGLQGEEIPLYGRIVAVADVFDALTSKRPYKEAWSFEKALSLLKEEKEAHFDPKIVELFLENIEKVKTIYEQFQED from the coding sequence ATGCAAAATAAATTAAATATACTTATCGTTGATGATGAAATTGTCAATCTGATGCTGTTGGAAAACATTTTACAAAACGAAGGCTATAAAAATGTCTCCAGCTTCAGTAATTCTACACAAGCTTTAGAATATTTACAAAACCATCCTGTTGATGCACTTATTACTGACTTTAATATGCCTGGTATTAACGGAATCACACTTTTAGAAGAAGCAAAGAAAGAACATCCTGATTTGGTAAGCATTATGATTACCGCAAATAATGATAATGAGATGATGCATAAAGCACTGCAAATCGGTGTTACGGACTTTTTAGTCAAACCAATTTCTCCTGTAGTTTTTAAACTGCGTCTACATAATATTCTTGCTATTAAGACTTCTTTGAACCTCACCAAAGATTTTAATGAAAAACTCTCAATAAAAGTTAAAGAAGCAACCGCTGCATTGCAACAGAGTGAGTATGAAGCACTCGAAGTCCTTTCTAAAGCGGCAGAATACAAAGACCCCGAAACTGCAAGTCACATCTCTCGTGTCGCTCACTACTCAAAACTTTTGGCCGAAGCATATGGACTAAGTGAAAAAGAACAAAACATCATATACTATGCAGCACCTCTGCATGACATAGGAAAAATCGGCATTGATGATGCCATTTTGCTCAAAGCCGGAAAATTAACACCGGATGAATTTCAAAAAATGCAAGCGCACTCTCTTATCGGCGCAAACATTTTACACGGAAAGAAAAATGAATTTTTGCAAGCCGGAGAGGTCATAGCGGCAAGCCATCATGAAAAATACAATGGTAAAGGATACCCTAAAGGACTGCAAGGAGAAGAGATTCCTCTTTATGGTCGTATAGTGGCCGTCGCTGATGTTTTTGATGCACTTACATCCAAGCGTCCCTATAAAGAGGCATGGAGTTTTGAGAAGGCTTTAAGCTTATTGAAAGAGGAAAAAGAGGCACATTTTGACCCAAAAATTGTTGAGCTTTTTTTAGAAAATATTGAAAAAGTAAAAACTATTTATGAGCAGTTCCAAGAAGATTAA
- a CDS encoding FIST N-terminal domain-containing protein has protein sequence MKQLNYKYTSKKEFLEYLHVNDVHLFSDTILIQMFTSIEDTEEVETIANDVCAILPNAKLIGASTAGEILECQMLEKHVILSISVFEKTTLDAVYIDEKDSYKLGEKVAKKLLKDDTKCVISFVEGLSHLGEEYLCGFNAHNNKNIIIAGGMAGDLLTFSHTFVIYQNKIYNTGTVAVALHGDALEVTNDYNLGWRAVGPPFIITKAEGNRVYEINNKPIKMLYGEVLGQEVIQNMPASASEFPLLKQENGVLIARSMINVLEDGSIIYAGKLQEGDKVHFGLGSSRVVNHYDPAEKSDLTNKEFQAAFIYSCAGRKQFLSFELEKTFIRISQLAPTAGFFTYGEFYTDAQHQMMLNMTNTLLFLNEKGTKHFKKTPIIHKEFTQPSRLTESATLHLIDYVSKNLQQQQKEFDTTKFKLNEFLEAINSVIIISRTDLQGKITYVNEEFEKISGYKKSELLGKNHNIIRNPLTDAQIFKEMWQTIKKGNVWHGNLANRAKDGSIYYVKSHIFPIFDQEHNITEYMAIREDITDLVTSKKAYENQLKFTNMLLDNEENIVIVTKNNKIDKMNQAFYRTFGYEDLESFVSWHECICDLFIEKEGYLKKEKRPKMWYDPILKEPYKLHLALMLDANHQERIYNVKSREVVYDDETTYVIHTFNDITELEQAKQKAQKAEIAQAMFLANMSHEIRTPMNGILGFAELLQSTELSDTQKKYVDIINSSTQTLLSIINDILDSSKIANNKIELEYIEINPYVEFSTTYELLKSLAEQKSLVYQHHFDIKMFECILSDPTRLRQVITNLLSNAIKFTPQNGEVLFKTEVIKANEQFQTIRFSISDTGIGIPKEKLQTIFKPFSQADDSTTRKFGGTGLGLTISADLVKLFGGKLEVRSQEGKGTTFFFDLEFEKCQNSTTLSKLLTDYELLIIGDTNHLIIQKIDETLASFHLNYKHIEKEEDFLSKLSPNSIILTLDTEKGMQARSILPREQIVCISDTCNNEHLDCVDLTFDESFSSNLYNFLLSKMQNHTSQHQEVKRLLTQTLKILVAEDYDINRMLIESLLEKHENIVYEFAHDGEEAVQKATTSHYDMIFMDVNMPKMNGLDATKMIRKKLSQHIPIIALTANALKGDKERFLAVGMDDYIAKPIKAVELDNIILKYAPSQQQKAFDFAELLQKNKMRLELDEAVIIKLLRAFTQNVETSLTELKEAIKENDTQRILDTAHKIKGSAGTLSLDEISTFMQEIEKNIKNNIEVRYNDIFQTIDDYVTSLKGTLANAK, from the coding sequence ATGAAACAGCTTAACTATAAATATACCTCCAAGAAAGAGTTCCTCGAGTATTTACATGTCAACGATGTGCATCTTTTCAGTGATACAATTTTAATCCAAATGTTTACCTCGATAGAAGATACAGAAGAGGTTGAAACGATTGCAAATGATGTCTGTGCAATTCTTCCAAATGCCAAACTGATAGGTGCTTCCACAGCAGGTGAAATACTTGAATGCCAGATGTTGGAAAAACATGTAATTTTGAGTATCTCTGTTTTTGAAAAAACAACACTTGATGCAGTTTATATAGACGAAAAAGATTCTTACAAACTTGGTGAAAAGGTTGCAAAAAAACTTCTCAAAGATGACACAAAGTGTGTTATTTCCTTTGTTGAGGGCTTGTCACATCTAGGAGAAGAGTACCTCTGTGGATTTAATGCACATAACAATAAAAATATTATCATTGCCGGAGGAATGGCAGGAGATCTGCTTACTTTTTCACATACCTTTGTCATTTATCAAAATAAAATTTACAATACAGGAACCGTTGCTGTTGCCCTGCATGGAGATGCCCTTGAAGTCACCAATGATTATAATTTAGGTTGGAGAGCCGTTGGTCCACCGTTTATCATTACAAAAGCAGAAGGAAACAGAGTTTATGAAATAAACAACAAGCCCATCAAGATGCTCTATGGTGAAGTTTTAGGCCAAGAAGTCATTCAAAATATGCCGGCATCAGCCTCAGAATTTCCTCTGTTAAAGCAGGAAAATGGTGTTCTTATTGCCAGATCAATGATAAATGTACTTGAAGATGGCAGTATAATCTATGCCGGAAAATTGCAAGAGGGAGATAAAGTACACTTTGGTTTAGGAAGCTCAAGAGTTGTGAATCATTACGACCCTGCAGAAAAAAGTGATTTGACAAATAAAGAATTTCAAGCGGCTTTCATCTACTCTTGTGCCGGAAGAAAACAGTTTTTATCATTTGAATTGGAAAAAACATTTATTCGCATATCACAGTTAGCTCCTACTGCCGGTTTTTTTACCTATGGGGAGTTTTATACTGATGCGCAACACCAAATGATGCTCAATATGACAAATACCCTTCTTTTTCTCAATGAAAAAGGAACAAAACATTTCAAAAAAACACCTATCATCCATAAAGAGTTTACACAGCCAAGCAGACTGACAGAGAGTGCGACCTTGCACCTTATAGACTATGTTTCCAAAAACCTGCAGCAACAGCAAAAAGAGTTTGATACAACAAAATTCAAACTCAATGAATTTCTGGAAGCCATTAACAGCGTCATTATTATTTCCAGAACTGACCTGCAAGGAAAAATCACCTATGTTAATGAAGAGTTTGAAAAGATAAGTGGCTACAAAAAGAGTGAACTTCTTGGAAAAAACCATAATATTATACGAAATCCGCTTACCGATGCACAGATTTTTAAAGAGATGTGGCAGACCATAAAAAAAGGAAATGTCTGGCATGGAAATCTTGCAAACAGAGCAAAAGACGGCTCTATTTACTATGTAAAATCACATATATTTCCAATTTTTGATCAAGAGCACAACATAACAGAGTATATGGCAATCAGGGAAGATATTACAGATCTTGTTACGAGTAAAAAGGCCTATGAAAACCAACTTAAATTCACCAATATGCTTCTGGATAACGAAGAAAACATAGTCATAGTTACAAAAAACAACAAAATTGACAAAATGAATCAGGCCTTTTATAGAACTTTTGGATATGAGGATCTGGAGAGTTTTGTAAGTTGGCATGAGTGCATTTGTGATCTTTTTATCGAAAAAGAGGGGTATCTGAAAAAAGAAAAAAGACCGAAAATGTGGTATGACCCTATACTCAAAGAGCCATACAAGCTTCATTTAGCCTTGATGTTGGACGCAAACCATCAAGAACGCATATATAATGTAAAATCCCGTGAAGTTGTCTATGACGATGAAACAACGTATGTGATTCACACATTCAATGACATCACCGAACTCGAACAGGCAAAACAAAAAGCCCAAAAAGCAGAAATAGCGCAGGCAATGTTTTTGGCAAATATGAGTCATGAAATACGAACGCCTATGAACGGTATTCTTGGATTTGCAGAACTTCTTCAAAGCACCGAGCTCTCAGATACGCAAAAAAAATATGTAGATATCATCAACAGTTCTACGCAGACACTTTTAAGTATCATTAATGATATACTTGATTCGTCCAAAATTGCAAACAATAAAATAGAACTTGAATATATTGAGATAAACCCTTATGTAGAGTTTTCTACCACCTATGAACTTCTCAAATCACTTGCGGAGCAAAAATCTCTGGTATATCAGCATCACTTTGATATAAAGATGTTTGAATGCATACTCAGTGATCCGACACGACTGAGACAAGTCATTACAAACCTTCTTTCAAATGCCATTAAATTTACCCCACAAAACGGAGAGGTACTCTTTAAAACAGAAGTAATCAAAGCAAATGAGCAGTTTCAAACCATCCGCTTCAGCATCAGCGATACCGGCATAGGCATACCAAAAGAAAAACTGCAGACAATCTTTAAGCCGTTTTCACAGGCTGATGACTCTACAACCCGTAAATTCGGTGGTACCGGACTTGGTCTGACTATCAGTGCCGATTTGGTTAAACTCTTTGGTGGCAAATTAGAAGTACGATCCCAAGAAGGCAAAGGAACAACATTTTTCTTTGATCTTGAATTTGAAAAATGCCAAAACAGCACAACACTCAGCAAACTTTTAACGGATTATGAACTCTTAATCATTGGAGATACAAATCACCTCATTATACAAAAAATAGACGAGACGCTGGCATCTTTTCATTTAAACTATAAACATATCGAAAAAGAGGAGGATTTTCTTTCCAAACTCTCGCCAAACAGCATTATCTTGACGCTTGATACAGAAAAAGGGATGCAGGCACGAAGCATTCTTCCACGGGAGCAAATTGTTTGTATAAGCGATACATGTAACAATGAGCATCTTGATTGTGTTGACTTGACATTTGATGAATCCTTCAGCTCAAACCTCTATAATTTTCTCCTCTCTAAAATGCAAAACCATACATCGCAACACCAAGAGGTAAAACGACTCTTGACACAAACGCTGAAAATTCTTGTTGCAGAAGATTATGATATCAACCGCATGCTTATTGAATCACTGCTTGAAAAACATGAAAACATTGTGTATGAGTTTGCACATGATGGAGAAGAAGCCGTACAAAAAGCCACTACTTCTCACTATGATATGATATTTATGGATGTCAATATGCCAAAAATGAATGGCTTGGATGCAACAAAAATGATACGAAAAAAACTGTCACAGCACATTCCTATTATCGCGTTGACTGCCAATGCGCTCAAAGGCGACAAGGAGAGATTTCTGGCAGTAGGCATGGATGATTATATAGCAAAACCGATTAAAGCAGTAGAACTTGACAACATCATTCTCAAGTATGCTCCATCCCAACAACAAAAAGCCTTTGATTTTGCAGAGTTACTGCAAAAAAACAAAATGCGCTTAGAACTTGATGAGGCAGTCATTATAAAACTCCTTAGAGCATTTACACAAAATGTAGAAACTTCACTCACTGAGCTCAAAGAGGCTATAAAAGAGAATGACACACAACGCATACTCGACACAGCCCATAAAATCAAGGGAAGTGCAGGAACGCTCTCTTTAGATGAAATCAGTACTTTCATGCAGGAGATAGAAAAAAATATAAAAAACAATATTGAAGTTCGTTATAATGACATCTTTCAAACCATAGATGACTATGTCACTTCACTTAAAGGTACTTTAGCAAATGCAAAATAA
- a CDS encoding FAD-binding protein encodes MITDVLIIGAGGAGLTAALAAKDAGASVRVLTKEYPTRSQTCMAQGGMNAALGNVSPDSVEEHIQNTLKSAHGQANEEAVRYMCSEAPNAIEWLDEIGVCFSRTPDGKIAQRKLGGASAPRACYAQDYTGLKILHTLYERCLKEDIEIHNERYLLDLLTKEDGSICGALILNIRSGELEHHFAKSVVLASGGYSRIYDKYSTNSTASTGDGIAAAARIGAKLLGMEFVQFHPTGLKNSSILISESARGEGGYLLNSKGERFVNELAPRDEVSRAINEQILAGEEVFLDIRHLGEAFIDENLPQERKLALLYEKVDPVKDLIPIKAVAHYTMGGIEVDNKSQTSVSGLFACGECANHKVHGANRLGGNSLLEIIVFGREAGKSAAHYTFCDDKSKNELNCKKETNFLDKLKSFSNEIDFYEKRSYVGELFYKKVGIIRKESELLEAQKEIQLLKEQLPLMGVKDTSKVYNTNLVEFIEFRNMLDVCEAVVSAALERKESCGAHFVAEG; translated from the coding sequence ATGATTACAGATGTATTGATTATTGGAGCAGGTGGCGCAGGACTTACAGCGGCTCTTGCTGCCAAGGATGCCGGTGCAAGTGTACGTGTGCTTACAAAAGAGTACCCGACAAGAAGCCAGACCTGTATGGCGCAGGGCGGCATGAACGCAGCTTTGGGGAATGTGAGTCCGGACTCTGTAGAAGAGCATATTCAAAACACGCTGAAATCTGCACACGGACAAGCAAACGAAGAAGCTGTGCGTTACATGTGCAGCGAAGCGCCCAATGCAATAGAGTGGCTTGATGAAATCGGTGTCTGTTTTTCCCGTACACCCGATGGAAAAATTGCACAAAGAAAGCTTGGAGGGGCATCCGCTCCGAGAGCCTGTTATGCGCAGGATTATACAGGATTAAAAATACTCCATACGCTGTATGAGCGCTGTTTGAAAGAAGATATCGAAATACATAATGAACGTTATTTACTTGATTTACTTACAAAAGAAGACGGCAGCATCTGTGGAGCATTAATTTTAAACATCAGAAGCGGAGAATTGGAACACCATTTTGCAAAAAGTGTTGTTTTGGCATCAGGAGGCTACTCCCGCATATATGACAAATACTCTACAAACTCAACAGCTTCTACAGGAGACGGTATTGCGGCAGCTGCAAGAATCGGTGCAAAACTTCTGGGTATGGAGTTTGTGCAGTTTCATCCGACAGGATTGAAAAACTCTTCTATCCTTATCAGTGAGAGTGCCAGAGGAGAAGGCGGATATCTGCTTAATTCCAAGGGAGAGCGTTTTGTAAACGAGCTTGCACCAAGAGATGAAGTCAGTCGTGCCATCAACGAGCAAATCTTAGCAGGTGAAGAGGTCTTTTTGGATATTCGGCACTTGGGAGAAGCGTTTATAGACGAAAATCTGCCACAGGAGAGAAAGCTGGCACTTTTGTATGAAAAGGTAGACCCTGTCAAAGATTTGATTCCCATAAAAGCAGTCGCACACTATACCATGGGCGGTATAGAAGTTGATAACAAATCACAAACAAGTGTGAGCGGTTTGTTTGCCTGTGGTGAGTGTGCAAACCATAAAGTCCATGGTGCAAACCGTTTGGGTGGAAACTCTTTGCTTGAGATTATAGTCTTTGGTCGTGAAGCCGGTAAAAGTGCAGCACACTATACTTTTTGTGATGATAAAAGCAAAAATGAATTGAATTGTAAAAAAGAGACAAATTTTCTTGACAAGCTGAAAAGTTTTAGCAATGAAATAGATTTTTATGAAAAACGTTCCTATGTAGGAGAACTTTTTTATAAAAAAGTGGGCATTATAAGAAAAGAGAGTGAACTCTTAGAGGCGCAAAAAGAGATACAGCTGCTAAAAGAACAACTGCCTCTTATGGGTGTAAAAGATACCAGTAAAGTGTACAATACCAATCTTGTAGAGTTTATAGAATTTAGAAATATGCTTGATGTCTGTGAAGCAGTAGTGAGTGCTGCGTTAGAGAGAAAAGAGAGCTGTGGCGCTCATTTTGTGGCAGAGGGATAA
- a CDS encoding response regulator: MFSCKSQKQRLENKNFRILIVEDSRVINNTLTSRLQEKGFNCLQSYDLATARDILQNNDITLVILDLHLPDGEGEDLIEEIKEANKATKIVIFTSENDLLRRDELFRLGILDYLLKGKNANLTVKEILNIIQSIQINPGYTLLIVDDSRVIRKMMQKILSSCGYTIIEAKNGAEAIEKVKETNVDLMLLDMQMPDMSGLDALKQIKQDEKNFHLPVFMISSTLDIEVMRDAYKAGVLDYFKKPFSPEELKLKVEQVIRQKQIETDLQCTLRVSEVCSTLLNEFYASAIFYADLKLKQTNEKFQNEFGKDISNMTQAFERFDIRLMEDIIMSMKNRKNYSTVIKDKENQTYLVKLLPVEQHEFLMIFEKLTKV, translated from the coding sequence ATGTTTAGTTGTAAAAGTCAGAAGCAAAGATTAGAGAATAAAAACTTTAGGATTCTTATTGTTGAAGATTCTCGGGTTATTAACAACACCTTGACTTCAAGGTTACAGGAGAAGGGTTTTAATTGTCTGCAAAGTTATGATCTTGCAACGGCACGTGATATTTTGCAAAACAATGACATTACGCTTGTGATATTAGATTTGCATCTCCCTGACGGCGAAGGTGAAGATCTGATTGAAGAGATAAAAGAAGCAAACAAAGCAACAAAAATTGTAATTTTTACATCTGAGAATGATCTTTTACGAAGAGATGAACTTTTTCGGCTTGGTATTTTAGACTATTTGCTCAAAGGTAAAAATGCCAATTTAACGGTAAAAGAAATTTTAAATATTATACAAAGCATACAAATCAATCCTGGTTATACACTACTGATAGTAGACGATTCCCGTGTAATAAGAAAAATGATGCAGAAAATTTTGTCTTCGTGTGGATATACTATCATTGAAGCAAAAAACGGCGCTGAAGCTATTGAAAAAGTAAAAGAAACAAATGTTGACTTGATGCTGCTTGATATGCAAATGCCTGATATGAGTGGTTTGGACGCTTTAAAGCAGATAAAGCAGGATGAAAAAAATTTCCATCTTCCTGTATTTATGATTTCGAGTACTTTAGATATAGAAGTAATGCGTGATGCCTATAAAGCAGGTGTGCTTGATTATTTTAAAAAGCCTTTTTCTCCTGAAGAGTTGAAACTCAAAGTGGAACAGGTGATTCGACAAAAGCAGATTGAGACGGATTTACAGTGTACCTTAAGGGTAAGTGAAGTGTGCAGCACTCTTTTGAATGAGTTTTATGCGAGCGCAATATTTTATGCAGATCTCAAACTGAAACAGACAAATGAAAAGTTCCAAAATGAATTTGGCAAAGATATATCAAATATGACACAGGCTTTTGAAAGATTTGATATACGACTGATGGAAGATATTATAATGAGTATGAAAAATCGTAAAAATTATAGTACTGTCATTAAGGATAAGGAAAACCAAACATATCTTGTGAAACTGCTTCCTGTAGAACAGCATGAGTTTTTAATGATTTTTGAGAAGCTTACAAAAGTTTAA